Proteins from a single region of Engystomops pustulosus chromosome 5, aEngPut4.maternal, whole genome shotgun sequence:
- the LOC140133382 gene encoding collagen alpha-1(VI) chain-like, protein MFNYHYVSTECPCGPVTVLFVLDSSESVGLNNFTLQKEFVLRVITKITKQGRKMNKEIGANRFGIIQYSHEGRQELLSTDDPNIPTLSQFKSAVKDMQWMAGGTFTGEALDFAKQTLAASILTHKVVIVMTDGRFDTRDTKSLSSLCTVPNTNVVGIGVGDLFKRAPHMKALEEITCQGSRVQGMELLITEYEELLDETTLDNITRYSCKNSRCPDFTCQVEFDEPTDIVFLMDGSTSVGYSNFEKVKEFVKIATSKILSEDMNLNNMLQLAVIQYSNTGAQKLEVPFTSNLEDAVSYLSKVTYIDESTDLPDALKYLLKFLNSNGRPNVRRKVIIFSDGRSSGTAQNQIAAQAAAVLDPRTELFAITVGTFYELGICQLVSGRQSNFNFNNIEDKIFRVSEYNELPRRRILQSLLKKITQSI, encoded by the exons atgtttAATTATCACTATGTTTCTACAGAATGCCCATGTGGGCCGGTCACAGTGCTCTTTGTTCTGGACAGTTCTGAAAGTGTGGGACTCAATAACTTTACTCTGCAAAAGGAATTTGTCCTCCGTGTGATCACCAAAATCACCAAGCAAGGGAGGAAAATG AACAAAGAAATCGGAGCTAATCGTTTTGGAATCATTCAGTACAGCCATGAAGGGAGACAAGAGCTTCTTTCCACTGATGACCCCAACATTCCTACACTCAGCCAGTTTAAGAG TGCTGTAAAGGACATGCAGTGGATGGCAGGAGGGACATTCACAGGAGAAGCATTAGATTTTGCAAAGCAAACTTTGGCGGCATCTATACTCACCCATAAAGTGGTAATAGTGATGACAGACGGTAGATTTGACACCCGTGATACCAAATCATTGTCCTCACTTTGTACAGTACCAAATACAAAT GTGGTGGGCATTGGTGTAGGAGACCTGTTTAAGCGAGCACCACACATGAAGGCTTTAGAGGAGATCACGTGCCAGGGGAGCAGAGTTCAGGGAATGGAGCTGCTAATAACAGAGTATGAAGAACTGCTGGATGAGACCACTCTGGATAATATTACAAGATATTCTTGTAAAA ATTCCAGATGTCCTGACTTCACATGTCAAG TTGAGTTTGATGAACCTACTGACATTGTCTTCTTGATGGATGGCTCCACCAGTGTTGGTTATAGCAACTTTGAAAAAGTAAAGGAGTTTGTAAAAATTGCAACATCCAAGATCCTATCAGAAGACATGAACTTAAACAACATGCTACAACTGGCTGTGATTCAGTACAGCAATACAGGAGCACAGAAACTTGAAGTACCTTTCACCAGTAACTTGGAGGATGCAGTGTCTTATTTATCAAAGGTTACATATATAGATGAGTCCACAGACCTACCTGATGCTTTAAAGTACTTGTTGAAGTTTTTGAATAGTAATGGGAGACCGAATGTAAGGAGGAAAGTCATAATATTTTCTGACGGCAGATCTTCAGGAACTGCGCAGAACCAGATTGCGGCACAGGCAGCAGCAGTATTAGATCCCAGGACTGAACTGTTTGCAATAACTGTGGGCACCTTCTATGAACTTGGCATTTGTCAGTTAGTGAGTGGAAGGCAAAGTAACTTTAATTTCAATAATATTGAGGATAAGATTTTCCGTGTTTCTGAGTACAACGAACTACCAAGGAGAAGAATTTTGCAAAgccttttaaagaaaatcacaCAATCTATTTAG